From Syngnathus scovelli strain Florida chromosome 14, RoL_Ssco_1.2, whole genome shotgun sequence, one genomic window encodes:
- the LOC125980783 gene encoding janus kinase and microtubule-interacting protein 3-like isoform X2: protein MGHYQSRVADLESALKQQGQNVKWVEEKQLLRQSNQQLAEKVRRMEAEGARLKEHIQDIRDQNELLEFRILELEGGRLAQAC from the exons atgggtcactatcaaagcagagtagcagatctggagtcagcgctgaagcaacaaggacag aatgtcaagtgggtggaggagaagcagctgctgcgtcagagcaatcagcagttggccgaaaag gtcaggcggatggaggcggaaggagcgcgtctgaaagagcacatccaggatatccgagaccaaaacgaactgcttgagttccgcatcctggagctggaggggggaagactcgcacaagcgtgttga
- the LOC125980783 gene encoding janus kinase and microtubule-interacting protein 3-like isoform X1: MLYEALPQRDCPATDGEKASHAGVNDVLTADQREELRSAVDQWKRALMCELRERDACILQERMDLLHSAQQRNKELKEFIEAQKRQIKQLEEKFLFLFLFFSLAFILWP, from the exons atgttgtacgaggcgctaccgcagcgggactgccccgccacggacggcgaaaaagccagccacgctggcgtgaatgacgtgctgacggcggatcagagagaagagcttaggagcgccgtggaccaatggaagcgagccctgatgtgcgagttgagggagcgcgacgcttgcatcctccaagagagaatggatctgctgcacagcgcgcaacag aggaacaaagagctgaaagaattcatcgaagctcagaagagacaaatcaaacaattggaggagaagtttctgtttctctttctattcttctccttggccttcattctgtggccctaa